From Streptomyces sp. SCSIO 75703:
GGGACGTCACCGAGGTGCGCTGGGCCTCCGGTTTCCGGCCGCGCGCGGCGCTGGCCGACCGGTTCCGGGCGGGCCGGGTCCTCCTCGCCGGGGACGCGGCGCACGTGCACTCCCCGGCGGGCGGACAGGGGCTGAACACGAGCGTCCAGGACGCCTACAACCTGGGCTGGAAACTGGGCGCCGTGCTCCTCGACGGCGCCCCGGACACGCTCCTGGACAGCTACGAGGAGGAACGGCGCGCCGTCGCCGCCGCGATGCTCGGCCTGTCCACCGGCGTCCACCGCGGCGAGGTGCGGCGCGGCGGGGCCACCCGGCAGCTCGGGCTCGGCTACCGGGACTCGTCCCTCACCGCCGAGACCCGGCCGGCCCCGGACGGCGCGCTGCGGGCGGGCGACCGCGCGCCCGACGGCACGGTGGCGGGCACCCGGCTCTTCGACGCCTTCCGCGGACCGCACTGGACACTGCTCGCGCTGGGCGTGCCCGCCCCGGAGGCGGTGCCGGCCGCGGTGCGTGTGGTGCGCGGTCCGGCGCACGGGGCGTACGGCACGGGACTGTTCCTCGTACGGCCCGACGGCTACGTCGGCTGGGCCGGACCGGGCCCGGACGGCCCCGGCGCCCACCTGGCCCGGTTCGGGGTGCGCTGAGCGGGCCGCCGGGCGCGGGGCCGAGGACGGGCAGGGGCCGGGACGACCGGGAGCCGGCGGGGTCCGGGAGGGCGGTCAGGCGCTCACGCGCCGGCCAGGGACAGCTTCACCGCGAAGCCGAGGAAGAGCGCGCCGGCCGCCGAGGTCGCCCCGGCCGACAGGCCCCGGCGGCGGCGGAAGGCGGCGGCCAGCCTGGTGCCGCTGAATATCAGGGCGCTCAGGTAGAGGAAGCTGGCGAGCTGCGCGAAGAGCCCGAGGACCACGAAGGACAGGGCGGGGTGCGCGTAGGCCGGGTCGACGAACTGCACGAAGAAGGCGACGAAGAAGAGGATCGCCTTCGGGTTGACCAGGCTGACCACCAGTGCCCGCCGGAAGGGCCGTTCGTCGGCGGCCACCGGCGCGTCGGCCGCCTCCCCGACACGCTCGCGCCGCGTCTTCCACATGCTCCAGGCGGCCCGCAGCATGCCGACCGCGAGCCAGGTGAGGTAGCCGGCGCCGAGGTACTTCACGATGCCGAACAGCACCTCGTTGGTCTGGAGCAGCGAGGCCACCCCGGCGGCCGACAGCGTCATCAGGACCGTGTCGCCGCACCAGACGCCGGCCGCGGCGGTATACCCGGAGCGCACGCCGCGCCGGGCGGCGACGGAGAGGACGTACAGGGAGTTGGGCCCCGGGAGCAGGACGATGAGGGCGAGCCCTGCCAGGTAGGTGGGGAGGTCGATGACGCCGAACATGGAGGGAGTGTCGCACGCGGGTGCGACACTCCCTCCCGGCAGGTCGGTCAGAAGGCGTCGGAGGGCACGTAGGTCCCCCAGACGTCGCGCAGCGCGTTGCACACCTCGCCGACGGTCGCCCGCGCGCGGAGCGCGTCCTTCATCGGGTAGAGGACGTTGTCCTCGCCCTCGGCGGCCTTCTTCAGCGCCGCCAGCGCGCTCTCCACGGCCGCCGTATCGCGCTCCGCGCGCAGCCGGGCCAGCCGTTCGGCCTGCTGGGCCTCGATCGCCGGGTCGACGCGGAGCGGCTCGTAGGGCTCCTCCTCGTCGAGTTGGTAGCGGTTGACGCCGACGACGACGCGCTCACCGGAATCGGTCTCCTGGGCGATGCGGTAGGCGCTGCGCTCGATCTCGCTCTTCTGGAAGCCGTGTTCGATGGCGTTGACGGCGCCGCCGAGGTCCTCGACCTTCCGCATCAGTTCCAGCGCCGCCGCCTCGACGTCGTCGGTCATCTTCTCTATGACGTAGGAGCCGGCGAAGGGGTCGACGGTCGCGGTGACGTCCGTCTCGTAGGCGAGGACCTGCTGGGTGCGCAGGGCCAGGCGCGCCGATTTGTCGGTCGGCAGCGCGATGGCCTCGTCGAAGGAGTTGGTGTGCAGCGACTGGGTGCCGCCGAGGACCGCGGCGAGGCCCTGCACGGCGACCCGGACCAGGTTGACCTCGGGCTGCTGCGCGGTGAGCTGCACGCCCGCGGTCTGGGTGTGGAAGCGCAGCATGAGCGACTTGGGGTTCTTCGCGCCGAACTCCTCCTTCATCACCCGGGCCCAGATCCGGCGGGCCGCCCGGAACTTGGCGACCTCCTCCAGGATCGTGGTCCGGGCGACGAAGAAGAACGACAGCCGGGGCGCGAAATCGTCCACGTCCATGCCGGCCGCGACCGCCGTGCGCACGTACTCGATGCCGTCGGCGAGGGTGAAGGCGATCTCCTGCGCGGGAGAGGCGCCCGCCTCGGCCATGTGGTAGCCGGAGATCGAGATGGTGTTCCACTTCGGGATCTCGGCCTTGCAGTACTTGAAGATGTCCGCGATCAGCCGCAGCGACGGCTTGGGCGGGAAGATGTACGTCCCGCGCGCGATGTACTCCTTCAGCACGTCGTTCTGGATCGTGCCGGTGAGCCGGTCGGCGGACACGCCCTGTTCCTCGGCGACCAGTTGGTAGAGGAGCAGCAGCAGGGCCGCCGGGGCGTTGATCGTCATCGACGTGGAGACCCGGTCCAGCGGGATGCCGCCGAAGAGCACCCGCATGTCGTCGATCGAGTCGATCGCCACGCCGACCTTGCCGACCTCGCCCGAGGCGATCGGCGCGTCGGAGTCGTGGCCCATCTGGGTGGGCAGGTCGAAGGCGACCGACAGGCCCATGGTGCCGTTGGCGATGAGTTGCTGGTAGCGGGCGTTCGACTCGGTGGCGGTGCCGAAACCGGCGTACTGGCGCATCGTCCAGGGACGGCCCGTGTACATCGTCGGGTACACGCCCCGGGTGAAGGGGTACTTCCCCGGCTCGCCCAGCTTCTCGGCCGGGTCCCAGTCCGCCTGGGCGTCGGGCCCGTAGACCGGTTCGATGGGCAGGCCGGACTCCGACTCGCGCGCCATGGTGTGATGCCTCCCGCTGAGCGTTCGCTCGGACCACTCTGTCAGTTACTCGTCGGTAGAGAACGAGCCACGGACGGACTGTATCGGCGCGTGCGCGCCCCCTGGCAGGGCCGCACGCTGGGACCTTGCTCACAACCACCCTGCGGTCCCGGTCACAACGATGCCGTGCCGTTCGCCGGGCGTCATCCGCGGGAACGAATCGGGAGGACGTCCGAGGGGAACATCCCGGAGGACGTCCGTACGACACTCCTATACGGCGGGGGGCCGTGATGCGTACGAGAACGCTGCCTGCGAGAGGTGAGGCGAGGGGTATGGGGAGGGGCACGGAAGGAGCCGGGAACGGGGCCGCGGCGACGGCGGGCCGCCGCTGGCGGATGGCCGCGGTGGCCCTGGCGGCGACCGCGGCGACGGTGGTGGCCGGCTGCCGGGTGGAGGGCACGGACGCCGGCGGGGCGGGTCTCGGCGGGCCGGTGCGCGTCGAGGGCGCGGGCGGGGCGTCGTCGCCGGGGGCCGCGCCGGACGACGGGGCGGGGAGCCGGCCGGGCGTGCCGGATACCCCGGTGGCACCCGTGGCACCGTCCCGGACGCCACCGGCGGCCCCCGTGACGCCGGCGCCCGTGCCGCCGTCCCCGCGGGCGCCGGTGACCCCCGCGGCGCCCGCCGTGCCGCCCGCCCGGCCCGAGCCGCGGGTGCTGTGGGCGCGCGGCGACACCGGACCGCAGGTGCGCGAACTCCAGGCCCGGCTGCGCCAGATCGGCTGGCTCGACTCGCTGCCGACCGGCACCTACGGGCCCCTCACGGAGAGCGGCGTGCGCGGCTTCCAGGCCAGGCGCGGCCTGCCGGAGACCGGCCGCACCGACGAGGACACCTGGCAGCGGCTGCGCGCCATGACCCGCACACCGGGCCAGTGGGACCTGTACCCGATGGGCGGTCAGCCCGCCGCCCCGCCGGACCCGCGCTGCCGGACCGGCCGGGTGCTGTGCATCAGCAAGACGAGCCGCACCCTGCGCTGGATGGTCGACGGCAAGACGCTGACGACGCTGCCGGTCCGCTTCGGCTCCGACCGCACACCGACCCGGGAGGGCGTCTTCGAGGTCTACTGGAAGTCCCGCGACCACTGGTCGACCCTGTACGACACGCCGATGCCGTACGCGATGTTCTTCAGCGGCGGCCAGGCGGTGCACTACTCCCGGGACTTCGCGGCGCGCGGCTACGCGGGCGCCTCGCACGGCTGCGTCAACGTCCGGGACGAGGCGGCCATCGCCCGCCTCTACGACGAGGTCCGTACGGGTGACAAGGTCGTCGTCCACCAGTGAACCGCCCCTGCCGGGGCGCTTCGGGCGACGGGGTCCGCGCCGGCCGGAGTCACCTCGGCGGGAACGGCTCTCTCGAAGGGGCGCGGGCGGGACCGGGGGAACGTGTCCCGCCCGCGCCGAGGCGCACGAGCCACGGGTACGGGGGGAACCCCGGCTCGGTGCGGAAGCCGATGACCAGTCGGCTCACTCCCTACTGCGCCGCACCCGCGGAAAGTGTCACACCCCCGCCGGGAGCGACCTCCACGCGCGCGGTGATCCCGCTCCCGGAGGTGTTCCGGGCGCCCGGTGCCGCCGGGTGGGTGGGCGCCTCGGGCAGGGGGCGCGGCGGGGCGAGGGCGGGCGGGGCCGGAGGGGGAGGGAGGCGGGAGGCGAGGGGCCGGCCGCCGCCGGTGTCCCCTTCCTCGTCCGTCTCCTGCTGCTCCTCGCCCTGGCCGTCCGAGTCGTCGCCGCCGCGGTTGCCCGCGCCGTTGCGCTCGCCGGTCTCCTGCCGGTCGTCGTCACGGTCGTCGTCCCGGCCGGGCGAGCGCTGGCCCCAGCCGGAGCCGGCGCCCCGGCCGTCGCCGCGGTCCCGGGTGTTGTTGCCGTTGGCGGGGCCGGCGAGGGCGTTCGCGCAGTACTTGCCCACGTGGGAGGCGCCGCCGGCCGCTTGCTCCAGGGCGCGCTCCCGGGCCTCGTCGAGTCCCTTGCCGGCGCGGATCTCCCGGCAGGCCCGGAGGAGGTCGGCCTGATGGCCGGGATCACCGGTCGCGCCATCGCCGGTGCGGGTGCCGGGTTCGCCGGTGGCGTCGCCGTCCTCGCCGGTGGCGGTGGTGTCCGGGCCGGGCGTGGCGCCGCCGGTCGGGGCCGATCCGTCGCGGGCCGCGCCGGAGGGGGACGGTGACACGAGGGGGCGTTCGGCGGTCGCGCCGGCCGAGACGGTCGCCGCGGGGTCGGGCGAGGGCCCGTCGAACGGGGTGGGCAGCAGCCCGGTGCCCGCGGCGACGCCGCCCACCATGCCCGCGCTCAGCGCGGCGGCCAGCCCGAACCGCACCGACCGGCCCCACCGCGAGCCCCGGGGCCGCCCGGCCCGGGTGCCCAGCCGCACCAGCCCGGCGTCGCCGCTCGCGGCGCCCGGCTCGCCGGACGTGGGCGGGACGTCGGGCGTGCTCGGGGCGTCGGAACACTCGGCGGCCCCGGTGCCGACACGCCCGGCGGGTGCCGTCGCCTCCCGGGGGACGCCGGAGGGCGCCCGGGGCGTGTCGGCCACGACGTCGACACGCGGACGGCCGCCGGACCCGGCGCCGGCGGCCTCGGCGCGCCGGCCGTGTGCCGAATCGTGGCGCGCGGCGCGGGTCGTGTCGGCGGTCGTGCCGGTGCGGTGGCCGCTCGGCGTGTCGCCGCACGTCGGGCCCGGCGTGTCGCGCCCGCCGACGACCGGCACGGAGCCGGGGGCGCAGGCCGTGTCGGCACCGCGGACGGCGGATGCGCCGCCGGGCGCGTCGGTACGCGGACCGCTCGGCGTGTCGCCCCCGTGAACCGCCGGTACGCCACCGGCCACGGCGGCCGTGTCGGCACCGCGGAGGGGAGATGCGCCGCCGGGCGTGTCGGCCGGCGCGTCCGCACGGCGCATCGCCGGCACGGCGGCGTCGCCGTCGGTGCCGACGCCCACCCCGGCTCCGGCCCCCGCGCCCGGCGTGTCGGCGCTCCGCGTCAGCGATGTCCCCGGGGCGGCGCGGGCGGCGCGGAAGGCGGCCAGGGCGGCGGTTTCGCCGGGGAGTTCGGGGTCCGTCGTGGTGAGGGCGTTCAGGGTGTCGAGGAGGCGCCGGGCGCGGGCTTCCGCCTCCGGGCCGGCCTTCTCCAGCGGCTCTCCGCGCAGCACGACCTCCGCGGTTTCGCGGTCCAGCCACTTGTCCTGCTCGTCGGCCATCACATGTCCTTCTGCGTCCGCGCCCGTGGATGCGTCACAGTCGCGGACGTCACAGTGGCCCCGTTCGGTTCTCGCGGGGGCGGGAGCGCGTCGAGCCCGGTGGCCGACTCCGGGTCGTCGGCGAGCAGTTCGGCGAGGCGTTTGAGTCCCCGGTGGGCGGCGGTGCGGACGGCGCCGGGGCGTTTGCCCAGTGTCTCGGCGGCGCTCTTGGCGTCGAGTCCCACGACGACCCGCAGCACCACCGCCTCGGCCTGGTCCTGCGGCAGCCGGGCGATGAGGGCGAGGGCGCGGCCGGTGGACAGGGCCTCCAACGCCTCGCCCGCGGTGTCGGACTCGGCGGCCCGGTCCGCCAGCTCCGTCTCGTCGCCGCCCGTCGCCGGCCGGCGTCCGCGCATGCGGAGGTGGTCCAGGGCACGGTTGCGGGCGATGCGGGCGGCCCAGCCGCGGAACCGGTCGGCGTCGCCGTGGAACCGGTCGAGGTCGCGGGCTATCTGGAGCCACGCCTCCGAGGTCACGTCCTCGGCGTCAAGGTCGCCGACCAGGGTCCTGGTGTACCCGAGCAGTCGTGGGTGCACCGTGCGGTA
This genomic window contains:
- a CDS encoding L,D-transpeptidase family protein — translated: MAAVALAATAATVVAGCRVEGTDAGGAGLGGPVRVEGAGGASSPGAAPDDGAGSRPGVPDTPVAPVAPSRTPPAAPVTPAPVPPSPRAPVTPAAPAVPPARPEPRVLWARGDTGPQVRELQARLRQIGWLDSLPTGTYGPLTESGVRGFQARRGLPETGRTDEDTWQRLRAMTRTPGQWDLYPMGGQPAAPPDPRCRTGRVLCISKTSRTLRWMVDGKTLTTLPVRFGSDRTPTREGVFEVYWKSRDHWSTLYDTPMPYAMFFSGGQAVHYSRDFAARGYAGASHGCVNVRDEAAIARLYDEVRTGDKVVVHQ
- the leuE gene encoding leucine efflux protein LeuE, encoding MFGVIDLPTYLAGLALIVLLPGPNSLYVLSVAARRGVRSGYTAAAGVWCGDTVLMTLSAAGVASLLQTNEVLFGIVKYLGAGYLTWLAVGMLRAAWSMWKTRRERVGEAADAPVAADERPFRRALVVSLVNPKAILFFVAFFVQFVDPAYAHPALSFVVLGLFAQLASFLYLSALIFSGTRLAAAFRRRRGLSAGATSAAGALFLGFAVKLSLAGA
- a CDS encoding methylmalonyl-CoA mutase family protein, whose translation is MARESESGLPIEPVYGPDAQADWDPAEKLGEPGKYPFTRGVYPTMYTGRPWTMRQYAGFGTATESNARYQQLIANGTMGLSVAFDLPTQMGHDSDAPIASGEVGKVGVAIDSIDDMRVLFGGIPLDRVSTSMTINAPAALLLLLYQLVAEEQGVSADRLTGTIQNDVLKEYIARGTYIFPPKPSLRLIADIFKYCKAEIPKWNTISISGYHMAEAGASPAQEIAFTLADGIEYVRTAVAAGMDVDDFAPRLSFFFVARTTILEEVAKFRAARRIWARVMKEEFGAKNPKSLMLRFHTQTAGVQLTAQQPEVNLVRVAVQGLAAVLGGTQSLHTNSFDEAIALPTDKSARLALRTQQVLAYETDVTATVDPFAGSYVIEKMTDDVEAAALELMRKVEDLGGAVNAIEHGFQKSEIERSAYRIAQETDSGERVVVGVNRYQLDEEEPYEPLRVDPAIEAQQAERLARLRAERDTAAVESALAALKKAAEGEDNVLYPMKDALRARATVGEVCNALRDVWGTYVPSDAF
- a CDS encoding RNA polymerase sigma factor, whose translation is MQGDDAELTAAVRAAQDGDETAFRTVYRTVHPRLLGYTRTLVGDLDAEDVTSEAWLQIARDLDRFHGDADRFRGWAARIARNRALDHLRMRGRRPATGGDETELADRAAESDTAGEALEALSTGRALALIARLPQDQAEAVVLRVVVGLDAKSAAETLGKRPGAVRTAAHRGLKRLAELLADDPESATGLDALPPPREPNGATVTSATVTHPRARTQKDM